A DNA window from Thiopseudomonas alkaliphila contains the following coding sequences:
- a CDS encoding ABC transporter permease, which produces MHKLSHIFNLGIKELISLRYDSVLILFMLYAFSVAIYMPASGSSIGVNNASIAIVDEDNSRISRQLLEVLRGPEFQPPVLINYQQVDQALDSGQYTFVINVPRNFQADLLANKQPELQVNVDATAMSQAFMGAGYIGRILQTELARAAPKAAVAPVKLTTRALFNSNLQSGWFLAIIQIINNVTILAVLLTGTALLKEREHGTLEHLLVLPLTAAEIMLAKVWTNILVVVFCTWVSLELIVKKALGVPLVGSMPLFLGITALYLFACTALAVFLATLAKSIPQFGLLAIPVVMPMLLLSGGTTPLDSMPEWLQMAMQISPTTHFVSLATAILFRDASWSLVWPEILALLAVGVSFFTVALLRFRQSLS; this is translated from the coding sequence ATGCACAAGTTATCGCATATCTTTAATTTAGGTATTAAAGAGTTGATTAGCTTACGCTATGACTCAGTGCTGATTTTATTTATGTTGTACGCCTTTAGTGTGGCGATTTATATGCCAGCCTCTGGCTCAAGCATTGGGGTGAATAATGCCAGTATCGCCATTGTAGATGAGGATAACTCTCGAATCTCTCGGCAGTTGCTTGAGGTGCTGCGCGGACCAGAGTTTCAGCCACCAGTACTGATTAATTATCAACAAGTCGATCAGGCGCTGGATTCGGGGCAATACACCTTTGTAATTAATGTGCCGCGTAATTTTCAGGCTGACCTGTTAGCCAATAAGCAGCCAGAATTACAAGTGAACGTGGATGCCACCGCCATGAGCCAAGCCTTTATGGGGGCTGGCTATATTGGACGAATTCTACAAACTGAGCTGGCGCGTGCCGCACCTAAAGCTGCCGTGGCTCCGGTTAAGTTAACGACGCGCGCGCTGTTTAACAGTAATCTGCAAAGCGGCTGGTTTTTAGCCATTATCCAGATTATTAACAACGTAACAATTTTGGCGGTGTTGTTAACCGGAACGGCACTGCTGAAAGAACGCGAGCATGGGACCCTTGAGCACTTATTGGTGCTGCCGCTGACTGCTGCAGAAATTATGCTAGCCAAGGTTTGGACTAACATTCTAGTGGTAGTGTTTTGTACTTGGGTGTCTTTAGAGCTAATTGTTAAAAAAGCCTTAGGTGTGCCTTTAGTAGGTTCTATGCCATTATTTTTAGGCATTACCGCGTTGTACTTATTTGCCTGTACAGCATTGGCGGTATTTTTAGCGACCTTGGCTAAATCAATTCCGCAATTTGGCTTATTGGCAATTCCGGTGGTGATGCCAATGCTGCTGCTCTCTGGAGGTACCACTCCGCTTGATAGCATGCCAGAATGGCTGCAAATGGCGATGCAGATTTCGCCAACCACACACTTTGTCAGCTTGGCCACGGCGATTTTATTTAGGGATGCTAGCTGGTCGTTGGTTTGGCCTGAGATATTAGCTTTATTAGCCGTGGGTGTGAGTTTCTTTACCGTTGCTTTGCTACGCTTTAGACAAAGCTTGAGCTAA
- the rbbA gene encoding ribosome-associated ATPase/putative transporter RbbA: MGSQVAIQATNISHQYGTQQALRSISFELPVGARCGLIGPDGAGKSSLLGLISGVKILQKGELSVLGGPIDQRRHRKTLYQRIAFMPQGLGHNLYPDLSIEENIRFFATVFGLSREECDQRMVGLLAATDLTKFAQRPAGKLSGGMKQKLGLCCALIHDPDLLILDEPTTGVDPLSRRHFWELVERVRAERPHLTLLVATAYMEEAAQFEHCLMLDQGQIIAQGATAELAQVVPSQKLDAAFTYYQQQRLVASGQASAEAAESGELQIPPRTLENAPIAIKATDLTLMFGDFTAVKEVSFAIEKGEIFGFLGSNGCGKTTTMKVLTGLLPATFGEAWLLGQPVDAKDLATRKRVGFMSQSFSLYGELSVRQNLELHAKLFDMPRDLGRQRAQALIEQFGLSPYAQEQAGALPLGVRQRLSLAVSIIHQPEVLILDEPTSGVDPAARDEFWRILLQLSREDSVTIFLSTHFMNEAERCDRISLMHAGEVLAVGTPAQLQQQFDGETLEDAFVTCLQQAQDEVPSEASTLAGEDQEIQAPRQGFSLTRTYALAMRESKELLRDKVRMAFALLGAVFMMIIFGFGISLDVENLAFAVLDEDDSAQSRAYLEAFRGSRYFSEQAPLHSIQELHGRLQRADIKLALEIPPNFGRDLLAGKQPEVAAWLDGGMPFRAETSRSYVEAVHAESMQRLQTESSLALPQVRQPIHLETRFRYNQDVISVNAIGPGVMALILVFIPAMLTALGVVREKELGSITNFYATPLTRLEFLLGKQAPYLLVSLLNLGLLVALNKWLFNVPLKGSGLTLFAGGTLYVLATTSFGLLISTVTKTQIAAILGTMILTALPTVQFSGLIVPRSSLEGGSALMGDFFPAGYFLDIAVGTFTKALGFTELWPQFVALAGFFILFTGISLLLLKKQEA, from the coding sequence ATGGGTAGTCAAGTAGCCATTCAAGCAACAAATATTAGCCATCAATACGGTACACAGCAGGCACTACGCTCGATTAGTTTTGAGTTGCCAGTGGGCGCACGGTGTGGATTGATTGGTCCTGATGGGGCGGGTAAATCGAGCTTACTGGGGTTGATCTCTGGGGTTAAGATTTTACAAAAGGGCGAGCTGTCGGTGCTGGGTGGGCCGATAGATCAACGCCGTCACCGTAAAACACTGTATCAGCGCATTGCATTTATGCCCCAAGGATTAGGGCATAACCTGTATCCTGACTTATCCATTGAAGAAAATATTCGTTTTTTTGCTACGGTATTTGGTTTATCACGCGAAGAATGTGATCAACGCATGGTGGGCCTGTTAGCTGCGACCGACTTAACAAAGTTTGCCCAGCGTCCAGCAGGTAAGCTATCCGGCGGGATGAAGCAAAAGCTAGGGCTCTGTTGCGCCTTGATTCATGATCCTGATTTGTTAATTTTAGATGAGCCAACCACTGGTGTTGACCCCTTATCCCGCCGTCACTTTTGGGAGTTGGTTGAGCGAGTGCGGGCTGAGCGTCCACACTTAACCTTATTAGTGGCCACGGCCTATATGGAAGAGGCCGCGCAATTTGAGCACTGCCTAATGCTTGATCAGGGACAGATTATTGCTCAAGGTGCGACTGCAGAGTTGGCACAGGTGGTGCCGAGCCAAAAGCTGGATGCGGCCTTTACCTATTATCAGCAGCAACGGCTAGTTGCTAGTGGTCAAGCCAGTGCTGAGGCGGCAGAGTCAGGTGAGTTACAGATTCCGCCGCGAACGTTAGAAAATGCACCCATTGCGATCAAAGCCACTGATTTAACCTTAATGTTTGGCGACTTTACTGCGGTTAAAGAGGTGAGTTTTGCCATTGAAAAGGGCGAGATTTTTGGTTTTCTAGGTTCCAACGGCTGCGGTAAAACCACCACCATGAAGGTGCTCACCGGCTTATTGCCAGCAACCTTTGGTGAGGCTTGGTTGTTAGGCCAGCCAGTGGATGCCAAAGACTTAGCCACTCGCAAACGAGTAGGCTTTATGTCGCAAAGTTTCTCGTTGTATGGTGAGTTGAGTGTGCGACAAAACCTAGAGCTGCATGCCAAGTTATTTGATATGCCGCGTGATTTAGGCCGGCAGCGCGCCCAAGCATTAATTGAGCAATTTGGTCTCAGCCCTTATGCACAAGAACAGGCAGGGGCTTTACCTTTAGGGGTTAGGCAGCGTTTATCATTAGCAGTCTCAATTATCCACCAGCCAGAAGTATTGATTCTTGATGAGCCAACCTCAGGCGTAGACCCTGCAGCTCGAGATGAGTTTTGGCGGATCTTATTGCAGCTGTCTCGAGAAGATAGCGTCACGATCTTTTTATCCACCCACTTTATGAACGAAGCGGAACGCTGTGATCGTATTTCCCTGATGCATGCCGGTGAAGTATTAGCCGTTGGGACACCAGCACAGCTACAGCAGCAGTTTGACGGTGAAACTTTAGAAGATGCCTTTGTCACTTGTTTGCAGCAAGCCCAGGATGAAGTGCCTAGCGAGGCCAGTACCCTAGCGGGAGAAGATCAGGAGATCCAAGCACCGCGTCAGGGGTTTAGCTTAACCCGAACCTATGCTTTGGCGATGCGTGAAAGCAAAGAGTTACTAAGGGATAAAGTGCGGATGGCATTTGCGCTCTTGGGTGCGGTGTTTATGATGATCATTTTTGGCTTTGGGATTTCGTTGGACGTTGAGAATCTCGCCTTTGCCGTGCTTGATGAGGATGACAGTGCACAAAGTCGGGCGTATTTAGAGGCTTTTCGTGGCTCTCGTTATTTTTCTGAGCAAGCACCGCTGCACAGTATCCAAGAGCTGCATGGGCGTTTACAGCGTGCTGATATCAAGCTGGCGCTAGAAATACCGCCCAATTTTGGGCGTGATTTGTTGGCGGGTAAGCAGCCAGAAGTTGCCGCTTGGTTAGATGGTGGCATGCCTTTCAGGGCCGAAACTAGCCGCAGTTATGTTGAGGCAGTGCATGCTGAAAGTATGCAGCGTTTGCAAACAGAAAGTAGTTTAGCCTTGCCCCAAGTGAGGCAGCCGATTCATTTAGAAACGCGTTTTCGCTATAACCAAGACGTTATCAGTGTCAATGCAATTGGACCTGGAGTGATGGCGCTGATTTTGGTGTTTATTCCGGCCATGCTTACCGCGTTAGGAGTTGTGCGTGAAAAAGAGCTAGGATCGATTACTAACTTTTACGCGACGCCTTTAACTCGCTTAGAGTTTTTACTGGGCAAGCAAGCGCCTTATCTATTAGTTAGTCTATTGAACTTGGGTTTATTAGTAGCGCTTAATAAATGGTTATTTAATGTGCCACTGAAAGGCAGTGGGTTAACTTTATTTGCTGGCGGTACCTTATATGTCTTGGCAACTACCAGCTTTGGGTTATTGATCTCGACTGTAACCAAAACTCAGATTGCAGCCATCTTAGGTACGATGATCTTAACCGCATTGCCAACGGTGCAATTTTCCGGCCTGATTGTTCCGCGCTCTTCGCTAGAGGGTGGTTCGGCGCTGATGGGTGACTTTTTTCCCGCCGGGTATTTTTTAGATATTGCCGTGGGTACCTTTACTAAAGCCCTTGGATTTACTGAGCTTTGGCCGCAGTTTGTCGCGCTAGCAGGGTTCTTTATTTTATTTACTGGCATTAGCTTGCTGTTACTGAAAAAGCAGGAGGCATAA
- a CDS encoding peptidylprolyl isomerase yields the protein MNVKIKLSNSLRPKMLGAALLLASSLLSGTALAQVQAIDGIAAIVNDDVIMRSQFQQRVKEVTSAIRNQGAEAPPTEVLHQQILERLILDSIQLQMGERAGIQISDEELNNSIEMIAQSNGLSVAQFQQALTEDGLSLAEAREQIRKEMIISRVRQYRVSERIQVSDQEVKNFLASDLGKIQLGDEYHLANILIPLPDAPTQKDLQAAEQKVQEVMGKLEQGTDFARLAIQFSASENALQGGDMGWRKAVQLPSPLDQQIGQMQVGQVTQPARTAGGIVLIKLLDKRSLEASTREETLVRHILIKPSAIRSPEEAKQLAQRIYDRLQNGEDFAELAKNFSEDPGSALNGGSLNWIDPDVLVPEFRETMASAPINAISKPFSTQFGWHVLQVLDRRTTDSSTQAREQQALNILRNRKFEEEVQTWLRQIRDEAYVDIKI from the coding sequence GTGAACGTGAAGATCAAGCTTTCTAACTCTCTGCGCCCTAAAATGCTGGGCGCGGCATTATTACTTGCTAGCTCCCTGCTTTCAGGTACGGCGCTGGCGCAAGTACAAGCGATTGATGGCATTGCAGCTATCGTCAATGACGATGTGATTATGCGTAGCCAGTTTCAACAACGGGTCAAAGAAGTAACCAGTGCCATTCGTAATCAAGGTGCTGAAGCTCCGCCAACCGAAGTACTGCACCAGCAAATTCTGGAGCGCTTAATTTTAGATAGCATTCAGCTACAAATGGGTGAGCGTGCGGGCATTCAAATCAGTGACGAAGAGCTAAATAACTCCATTGAAATGATTGCCCAAAGCAATGGCTTAAGCGTTGCACAGTTTCAGCAAGCACTCACTGAAGATGGTTTGTCCTTAGCCGAGGCGCGCGAGCAAATCCGTAAAGAAATGATTATTTCTCGGGTTCGCCAATACCGCGTATCGGAGCGGATTCAGGTTTCTGACCAAGAAGTGAAAAACTTCTTGGCCTCAGATCTAGGCAAAATCCAGCTCGGTGATGAATACCATCTGGCCAATATCTTAATCCCACTACCCGATGCACCGACCCAAAAAGATCTGCAGGCAGCGGAGCAAAAGGTACAAGAAGTTATGGGCAAACTCGAGCAAGGCACTGACTTTGCTCGGTTAGCCATTCAATTCTCGGCCAGTGAAAATGCCCTCCAAGGCGGTGATATGGGCTGGCGTAAAGCAGTACAGCTGCCTTCACCCCTGGATCAGCAAATCGGTCAGATGCAAGTCGGTCAGGTAACCCAACCGGCCCGTACTGCAGGCGGCATTGTGCTGATTAAGCTATTGGATAAGCGTAGTTTAGAGGCCAGCACTCGAGAAGAAACCTTAGTGCGCCATATTCTCATTAAGCCCAGCGCGATTCGTAGTCCAGAAGAAGCAAAGCAGCTAGCCCAGCGTATTTATGATCGCTTACAAAATGGCGAAGACTTTGCCGAACTGGCGAAAAATTTCTCAGAAGACCCGGGCTCGGCGTTAAATGGCGGCAGCCTCAACTGGATTGATCCAGATGTGTTGGTGCCTGAGTTTAGAGAAACCATGGCCAGCGCTCCGATAAATGCAATCAGCAAGCCATTTTCTACTCAATTTGGCTGGCACGTCTTGCAAGTGTTAGATCGCCGCACGACCGATAGCAGCACCCAAGCCCGCGAGCAACAGGCGCTAAATATCTTACGTAACCGCAAATTTGAAGAAGAAGTGCAAACCTGGTTACGTCAAATCCGTGATGAAGCTTATGTGGACATTAAAATCTAA
- a CDS encoding lysophospholipid acyltransferase: MKTIKGFIATSLLRLIAKLPWHTVQSVGRLIGWSLWALPTKAKETVRINQSYCFPNLPFQERQALQKRTLSHIGKTMTESAAAWLWPVEKTLDLIIEVEGEEILQTALNSGLGVVGITSHLGNWEVLNHYFCSQCKPIIFYRPPKLKALDELISAQRVQLGNRVAPSTRDGILSVIKEVRAGGAVGIPADPEPSESAGFYVPFLGTTALTSKFVPSMLKGKKALGVFLHAIRLEHGRGFKVIIEAAPEAMYSRDSEQAVAAMSAVLARYVERWPEQYMWSMKRFKNRPNNEQRWY; the protein is encoded by the coding sequence GTGAAAACCATCAAAGGTTTTATCGCAACATCTCTGCTGCGCCTTATTGCAAAGCTTCCTTGGCATACCGTACAGTCAGTGGGTCGTTTAATCGGTTGGAGCCTATGGGCGCTACCCACTAAAGCCAAGGAAACTGTGCGTATCAATCAGTCTTACTGTTTTCCTAACCTACCCTTTCAGGAACGGCAAGCGTTACAAAAACGCACCCTTAGCCATATCGGCAAAACGATGACTGAAAGCGCTGCTGCTTGGCTCTGGCCTGTAGAGAAAACTCTAGACTTAATTATTGAAGTTGAGGGTGAGGAAATACTGCAAACCGCACTAAATAGTGGTTTGGGCGTCGTTGGAATTACCAGCCATCTAGGCAACTGGGAAGTGCTCAATCATTATTTTTGCTCACAGTGTAAGCCGATTATTTTTTATCGCCCACCCAAACTTAAAGCCCTAGATGAGCTAATCAGTGCCCAACGTGTGCAACTAGGTAACCGCGTGGCGCCTTCAACCCGTGACGGCATTTTAAGTGTAATCAAAGAAGTGCGTGCAGGTGGTGCGGTAGGCATTCCAGCCGACCCCGAACCTAGCGAGTCAGCAGGGTTTTATGTCCCCTTCTTAGGTACCACGGCATTAACCAGTAAATTTGTACCCAGCATGCTCAAGGGTAAAAAAGCCTTAGGGGTGTTTTTACATGCTATCCGTTTAGAACACGGCCGTGGTTTTAAAGTGATTATTGAAGCAGCGCCGGAAGCAATGTATAGCCGCGATAGCGAGCAGGCAGTGGCGGCAATGAGTGCTGTCTTAGCAAGATACGTCGAACGCTGGCCAGAGCAATATATGTGGAGCATGAAACGCTTCAAAAATCGCCCGAATAATGAGCAGCGCTGGTATTAA
- a CDS encoding 5-formyltetrahydrofolate cyclo-ligase — protein sequence MSSLFCSVIKPVLNLNLAPTDLSNRRLLRAQLRKLRRSLSAVQQQQASLKVIKHLRSHPWYWSAQHIALYQAADGELNLAPLINVLLADKKMVYLPVLAKWPRTQMSFQRITADSCYQANRFGLAEPLSNASQQRSAWALDLVLMPLVGFDQQGNRLGMGGGFYDRAFASVRVKQPKLMGVAHSVQQVEQLTAAAWDVPLDAVLTEQQLTVFTTD from the coding sequence TTGTCGTCACTTTTTTGTTCGGTTATTAAACCTGTCTTGAATTTAAACCTCGCACCTACTGATTTATCCAATCGACGTTTATTACGTGCTCAACTGCGTAAATTACGCCGCAGTTTAAGTGCGGTGCAACAACAGCAGGCATCGCTTAAGGTAATTAAGCATCTACGTAGTCATCCTTGGTATTGGAGTGCTCAGCATATAGCGCTCTATCAAGCAGCCGATGGTGAGTTAAACTTAGCGCCCTTAATTAACGTATTGCTGGCTGATAAAAAAATGGTTTATCTGCCCGTGTTGGCTAAGTGGCCACGTACTCAGATGTCCTTTCAGCGCATTACCGCAGATAGTTGCTATCAAGCCAACCGTTTTGGACTGGCTGAGCCTTTAAGTAACGCTAGTCAGCAGCGTTCAGCATGGGCATTGGATTTGGTATTAATGCCTTTGGTCGGATTTGATCAACAGGGTAACCGCTTAGGTATGGGCGGAGGCTTTTATGATCGTGCATTTGCATCCGTTCGGGTGAAACAGCCTAAGTTGATGGGGGTTGCCCATAGTGTTCAGCAGGTTGAGCAGTTAACTGCCGCTGCTTGGGATGTGCCTTTAGATGCAGTGCTTACTGAGCAGCAATTAACTGTTTTTACCACTGACTAG
- a CDS encoding HlyD family secretion protein, which produces MSAQKSLARHFIWPVLLVLVAAAGFGYWRSLQVKLPEGVYEANGRLEATEVHIATKYPGRLETVLVREGDKVTKGQLLAKLDTKTLEAQKNQAQAEVARAKENLATTKATVALRSSEQKLARQNLTRFKELYDRGHASGQQIDQHQAQFDTARAAVAAAQSQVSAAEAAISAAEATVAQLTSEIEDSSLRAPMDGVVQMRLAEPGEVLGAGGRVLLLIDPTDQYMNVYLPSAVAGALATGDSAMVLLDALDQALPAKVQFVADKAQFTPKEVETRDERQKLVFRVKLRLTDPQASPQAKPGMPGSGFVRKSEQIEWPDKLK; this is translated from the coding sequence ATGTCTGCTCAAAAGTCGTTAGCACGTCATTTTATTTGGCCGGTACTGCTGGTATTAGTGGCAGCTGCAGGTTTTGGTTATTGGCGTTCGCTGCAAGTGAAGTTGCCAGAGGGAGTCTATGAAGCCAATGGGCGGCTGGAGGCGACTGAAGTCCATATTGCTACCAAGTATCCAGGGCGCTTAGAAACTGTATTAGTGCGAGAGGGCGACAAAGTTACTAAGGGACAGTTATTGGCTAAGTTGGATACGAAAACCTTAGAAGCTCAGAAAAATCAAGCACAAGCTGAAGTAGCGCGGGCTAAAGAAAACCTAGCTACTACTAAAGCCACCGTTGCGCTACGTAGTAGTGAGCAAAAATTAGCTAGACAAAACTTAACTCGCTTTAAAGAGCTGTATGACCGTGGTCATGCTAGTGGTCAGCAGATTGATCAACACCAAGCCCAGTTTGATACCGCACGTGCGGCAGTAGCTGCTGCGCAGTCGCAAGTGTCTGCAGCAGAGGCAGCGATTAGTGCGGCCGAAGCCACTGTAGCGCAGCTGACCAGTGAGATTGAAGACAGCAGCTTGCGTGCCCCCATGGATGGTGTGGTGCAAATGCGTTTAGCAGAGCCTGGTGAAGTCTTAGGCGCTGGCGGGCGAGTGTTATTACTGATTGATCCTACAGATCAATATATGAACGTTTATTTGCCTTCCGCAGTGGCGGGAGCATTAGCGACTGGCGATTCGGCGATGGTGCTGCTAGATGCTTTAGATCAAGCATTACCGGCTAAGGTGCAGTTTGTGGCTGATAAAGCGCAGTTCACCCCTAAAGAGGTGGAAACCCGTGATGAGCGTCAGAAGCTAGTGTTTCGAGTAAAGCTTCGTCTTACTGATCCTCAAGCAAGCCCACAAGCTAAGCCGGGCATGCCAGGTTCTGGTTTTGTGCGTAAATCAGAGCAGATAGAATGGCCTGACAAACTTAAGTAG
- a CDS encoding cell division protein ZapA, whose protein sequence is MTSKQKDVVKIQILDKDYHVACEAQVAPALTTAAEYLDQKMREIRRTGRVMGTERIAVMAALNMAYELQNKQGAVVENFPTAEVQSKIEASLHQVNAVLAEQAKKA, encoded by the coding sequence ATGACTTCTAAGCAAAAAGATGTAGTGAAAATACAGATTCTCGATAAGGACTATCATGTCGCCTGTGAGGCGCAGGTTGCGCCGGCTTTAACTACGGCAGCAGAGTATTTGGATCAGAAAATGCGTGAGATCCGTCGTACTGGACGAGTGATGGGAACAGAGCGCATTGCAGTGATGGCAGCGCTAAACATGGCTTACGAGTTACAAAATAAACAAGGTGCAGTGGTCGAGAATTTCCCTACAGCGGAAGTGCAATCTAAAATTGAAGCTTCATTGCATCAAGTTAATGCGGTCCTTGCAGAGCAAGCGAAAAAGGCTTGA
- the pdxA gene encoding 4-hydroxythreonine-4-phosphate dehydrogenase PdxA, whose protein sequence is MAKRFALTAGEPAGIGPDLCLMLAAKAQPHPVITIASQDLLAQRATELGLTVELLAVNPLAWPEQPAPANSLYVWDIPLAEPVVTGQLNPNNAQYVLDTLNRAGYGCLGKDFAGMITAPVHKGVINEAGIPFSGHTEFLAELTHTPQVVMMLATEGLRVALVTTHLPLREVADAITAERLTKVTRILHQDLVSKFGVAQPKILVCGLNPHAGEGGHLGREEIEVIEPTLKQLRAEGMDLVGPLPADTLFTPRLLANCDAVLSMFHDQGLPVLKHKGFGAAVNITLGMPIIRTSVDHGTALDLAGTGQIDLGSMQVALNTAYAMAETQQA, encoded by the coding sequence ATGGCTAAACGTTTCGCCCTCACCGCCGGCGAGCCGGCGGGCATCGGTCCAGATTTATGCCTAATGCTGGCTGCGAAAGCGCAGCCCCATCCAGTCATTACTATTGCTAGTCAAGATCTATTAGCACAACGTGCTACAGAATTAGGACTAACGGTCGAGCTATTAGCAGTTAACCCACTGGCATGGCCAGAACAACCCGCACCAGCCAACAGCTTGTATGTGTGGGATATTCCCTTAGCAGAGCCTGTAGTTACTGGTCAGCTCAATCCAAACAATGCGCAGTATGTGCTCGATACCTTAAATCGTGCCGGTTACGGCTGCCTAGGTAAAGACTTTGCCGGAATGATTACTGCTCCTGTGCATAAAGGCGTGATCAATGAAGCCGGCATTCCGTTTTCTGGGCATACAGAGTTTTTAGCTGAGCTCACTCATACCCCGCAGGTGGTAATGATGTTAGCTACTGAAGGCTTACGCGTAGCTTTAGTCACGACCCACCTGCCATTACGTGAAGTGGCCGATGCCATCACTGCTGAGCGGTTAACCAAAGTTACCCGTATTCTGCATCAAGACTTAGTTAGTAAGTTTGGTGTTGCACAGCCTAAAATACTGGTCTGCGGCTTAAACCCACATGCCGGTGAAGGTGGTCATCTGGGACGCGAAGAAATTGAAGTGATTGAACCAACCCTCAAACAGCTTCGAGCTGAGGGTATGGATTTAGTCGGACCACTGCCAGCTGATACCCTGTTTACTCCTCGCTTATTAGCAAACTGCGATGCGGTGTTGTCAATGTTCCATGATCAAGGCCTGCCAGTGTTAAAACACAAAGGCTTTGGCGCTGCAGTGAATATCACCTTAGGCATGCCAATTATTCGTACTTCGGTCGATCATGGCACTGCACTAGATTTAGCTGGTACCGGACAAATTGATTTAGGCAGTATGCAAGTAGCTCTTAACACTGCTTATGCCATGGCTGAAACCCAGCAAGCATAA
- a CDS encoding UPF0149 family protein, with product MSAQQSAYHSFATLLTSLQQPVTPAELQGFLLGRSCANANFDQQQWLIDAAELFAGELPETLHSALQGLQLMTYQELTNTETMALTLLLPEDELSLSERLQALSEWCQSFLAGFGLSIGSIVVTEQAAEVLEDFVALANIADAEEGEENEQDYMEVSEYLRVAPLLLFAECGAKQTIVAPQDRAPVTH from the coding sequence ATGTCTGCCCAACAGTCTGCTTATCACTCCTTTGCCACCTTACTTACTAGCCTGCAACAACCGGTGACACCGGCTGAATTACAAGGTTTTTTACTCGGCCGCAGCTGTGCAAATGCTAATTTCGATCAGCAACAGTGGTTAATTGATGCAGCAGAACTGTTTGCAGGCGAACTGCCTGAGACGCTACACAGCGCCTTGCAGGGCTTACAATTAATGACCTATCAAGAACTGACTAACACCGAAACCATGGCTCTGACGTTATTGCTACCTGAAGATGAGCTATCACTCAGTGAGCGCTTACAAGCTTTGAGCGAATGGTGCCAAAGTTTCTTAGCAGGCTTTGGTTTAAGCATTGGTAGCATTGTCGTGACTGAACAAGCAGCTGAGGTACTTGAGGACTTTGTCGCCTTAGCCAATATTGCTGACGCCGAAGAGGGTGAAGAAAACGAGCAAGATTATATGGAAGTCAGTGAATACCTAAGGGTTGCCCCATTGCTGCTATTTGCTGAGTGCGGAGCCAAGCAAACCATTGTTGCTCCGCAAGATCGCGCACCAGTGACTCATTAA